AAACACCCTTTTCGACAGGAAAAAGTACGTGGCTGTGTGCGGTGACGGAAGGCTGGGCGCTGTGGCGGCGCTATTGCTGGCGCAACGCGGATTCGACGTGGCGGCGCTGGAGGGGGGGATGCGCAAATGGCCTTACGAGACGGAGGCGGGAAAAGAGGGGTGAGCCGGCGGGCCACCCCTGTGTTATGAGGCCTTCTTGAGCCTGGGCGCGTTTTGCGAGACTTCAAGCCGGAACCCTATGGCCGCGATGATCTTGTTTATGTTCATCCAACTTGGATTGCCGTTCAAGGACAACGCCTGATATAGATGCTCCCGGCTCATCCCGGTCAACCGGGCAAGGCCGGCCATCGTTATTCCCCGTGCTTCCATCACATCCTTTATCGCCATCAGGAACACACGCTGGTCATCGTCCGCCATGGCCGCTTTCAGATAGGCCAGCGCGTCGCTCTTGTTCTTGAGGGTCCGCTTTAAATACTTGTCAAAGGTTCCAAAAGGCTTTTTCATTTGTCCGTTCCCAACGATTTGAACATTTCCCAATACCGTATCGCCGTGTTGATGTCCCTTTTTTGCGATTTCTTGTCCCCTCCACAAAGGAGAATGACCACATTCCCTCCATGCCGTCCGTAATAAACCCGGTATCCGGGGCCGGTGTCTATCCTGCGCTCCAAAACCCCTTTGCCAACCGGTTTGCTGTCCCCGAAATTACCGAGCCTCATTTTCGCGATGGCTTTATGAATCGCCGCTTTTCCCTCCCTGTCCTTAAGGCCGCCGAGCCAGTCCACCACCGGTTCGGACAAGCCCGCAAGGCGGAAAAACCTGACATCCACAGGAAAATCTGTCATGGGGTAAGTGTAATATATACCTTACATGTTGTCAATCAGGCCGCTGAATGCGGGAAAAGATGGGTAAATAGGGAACATCCGTAGTCGCAGGGGCAGGGCTTGCCCTGCCCAATAATGAGGGCGCGGCAAGCGGCGCCCCTGCCTGATGAACTATTTTCAGTCCTTGTCCATCCACTCAAAATCGAGAAGATTATCCTGGTTTGCGCCGGGCTTAAACGAAAATGGATGAAAAAACCATATTGTTCGGATATATTGAGTTCATTAAGGGAGATACGCCATGTCGGTGAAGGAAAAGATTAAAAACGAGATAGATAAGCTGCCTGAA
This window of the Nitrospinota bacterium genome carries:
- a CDS encoding putative addiction module antidote protein, yielding MKKPFGTFDKYLKRTLKNKSDALAYLKAAMADDDQRVFLMAIKDVMEARGITMAGLARLTGMSREHLYQALSLNGNPSWMNINKIIAAIGFRLEVSQNAPRLKKAS
- a CDS encoding type II toxin-antitoxin system RelE/ParE family toxin codes for the protein MTDFPVDVRFFRLAGLSEPVVDWLGGLKDREGKAAIHKAIAKMRLGNFGDSKPVGKGVLERRIDTGPGYRVYYGRHGGNVVILLCGGDKKSQKRDINTAIRYWEMFKSLGTDK